A window of the Streptomyces formicae genome harbors these coding sequences:
- a CDS encoding ABC transporter permease, translated as MTRFVVKRLGGALFVLLVLSVLVYGLFYLAPGDPAQLACGDRCTPAQVAQVREQLGLNESVFAQYGHFLQGIVAGRDHSAGAGAVLRCDAPCLGLSYQTDQQVTALILERLPATASLALGAMVIWLVVGVGTGLLSALRRGGLTERLLTVLTLAATGMPVFILGLLLLMAVCAYLRWLPFPTYVPLTEDPEQWAWNMLLAWLTLGFFESAKYARLTRSSTLETLAEDHIRTFRAYGVGERAVVGRHALRGAVPPVIALSALDLGTMFGGAVLTESLFGIPGLGKTLIDGVRQIDLPVVVGVVLVIGTAVVLADVVADLLYAAADRRVVLS; from the coding sequence ATGACGCGCTTCGTGGTGAAGCGCCTCGGCGGCGCGCTGTTCGTGCTGCTGGTGCTGTCCGTCCTCGTCTACGGGCTGTTCTATCTGGCGCCGGGCGATCCGGCCCAGCTGGCCTGCGGCGACCGCTGCACCCCGGCGCAGGTCGCCCAGGTGAGGGAACAGCTCGGCCTGAACGAATCCGTGTTCGCCCAGTACGGGCACTTCCTCCAGGGGATCGTCGCCGGACGCGACCACAGCGCGGGCGCCGGAGCCGTGCTGCGCTGCGACGCGCCCTGCCTCGGCCTCTCGTACCAGACCGACCAGCAGGTCACCGCCCTGATCCTGGAACGGCTGCCCGCCACCGCCTCGCTCGCCCTCGGCGCGATGGTGATCTGGCTGGTCGTCGGCGTCGGCACCGGCCTGCTGTCCGCGCTGCGCCGCGGCGGGCTCACCGAACGCCTGCTGACGGTCCTCACGCTGGCCGCGACGGGTATGCCCGTCTTCATCCTCGGGCTGCTGCTGCTCATGGCGGTCTGCGCCTATCTGCGCTGGCTGCCCTTCCCGACGTACGTCCCGCTCACCGAGGACCCCGAGCAGTGGGCGTGGAACATGCTGCTGGCCTGGCTCACGCTGGGCTTCTTCGAATCAGCGAAGTACGCGCGGCTCACGCGCAGTTCGACGCTGGAGACGCTGGCCGAGGACCACATCCGCACCTTCCGGGCGTACGGGGTCGGCGAGCGCGCCGTCGTCGGGCGGCACGCCCTGCGCGGCGCCGTACCGCCGGTGATCGCGCTCAGCGCGCTCGACCTCGGGACGATGTTCGGCGGGGCGGTGCTCACCGAGTCGCTGTTCGGCATCCCCGGGCTGGGCAAGACGCTGATCGACGGGGTGCGCCAGATCGACCTGCCGGTCGTGGTGGGCGTGGTGCTGGTGATCGGCACCGCGGTGGTGCTGGCCGATGTCGTCGCGGACCTGCTGTACGCGGCCGCCGACCGGAGGGTGGTGCTGTCATGA
- a CDS encoding Ms4533A family Cys-rich leader peptide, with translation MSRRPVTLGSAAIELALIGVTGHTVSDVLCR, from the coding sequence ATGTCACGCCGTCCCGTCACCCTCGGCAGCGCCGCCATCGAGCTGGCGCTCATCGGTGTGACCGGGCACACGGTGTCCGACGTTCTCTGTCGCTGA
- a CDS encoding ABC transporter substrate-binding protein: MRQPSRISRRVAAAAVSLVVVSGAAACAGPQDSGAKSGTGSESKPQKGGTLTILNGEAQTDFDPARLYTSGGGNVPSLVFRTLTTRNRESGAAGAKVVPDLATDTGRPNKDATEWTFTLKDGLKYEDGTPITTADIKYGIERSFAAELSGGAPYLRDWLIGGDTYQGPYKDKKGLASIVTPDEKTIVFKLRKPEGEFSFLATQTQFAPVPKGKDTGAKYEEHPVSSGPYKVVKNENDGEHLVLERNPHWSEKTDEERKAYPDTIDVRSGLDEAVINQRLSTSSGADAAAVTTDTNLGPAELAQIGSDKELSGRVGTGHFGYTTYLAFNPKVKPFDDIKVRQAISYAINRTSVVNAAGGSALAEPATTFLPEQKSFGFTKYDHFPAGAGGNPAKAKELLKQAGHPNGLTISLTHSTAQNRQTSPEVATAVQEALKKAGITVKLEGLETNAFNEKRWSAKDAPGFFISRWGADWPAGGPFLAPIFDGRQIVTDGSNYNHAQLNDPVVNKEIDEINKLTDLEAAAARWGALDKKIGEQALDVPLFHPVYKRLVGKDVKNVVISDWTGVLDVSQVAVK, encoded by the coding sequence ATGCGTCAACCGTCCCGTATATCGCGCCGCGTGGCAGCGGCCGCCGTCAGCCTTGTCGTGGTCTCGGGCGCCGCCGCCTGCGCCGGGCCCCAGGACAGCGGCGCCAAGAGCGGAACCGGCTCCGAGAGCAAGCCCCAGAAGGGCGGCACGCTCACCATCCTCAACGGCGAGGCGCAGACGGACTTCGATCCCGCGCGGCTCTACACCTCCGGCGGCGGAAACGTCCCTTCCCTCGTCTTCCGTACGCTCACGACCCGCAACCGCGAGTCCGGAGCCGCCGGCGCCAAGGTCGTCCCCGACCTCGCCACCGACACCGGCCGGCCCAACAAGGACGCCACCGAGTGGACGTTCACCCTCAAGGACGGGCTGAAGTACGAGGACGGCACGCCGATCACGACGGCCGACATCAAGTACGGCATCGAGCGCTCCTTCGCCGCCGAGCTCTCCGGCGGCGCCCCGTACCTGAGGGACTGGCTCATCGGCGGCGACACCTACCAGGGCCCGTACAAGGACAAGAAGGGCCTCGCCTCGATCGTCACACCCGACGAGAAGACGATCGTCTTCAAGCTGAGGAAGCCGGAGGGCGAGTTCTCCTTCCTCGCCACGCAGACGCAGTTCGCGCCGGTCCCCAAGGGCAAGGACACCGGAGCCAAGTACGAGGAGCACCCCGTCTCCTCCGGCCCCTACAAGGTCGTCAAGAACGAGAACGACGGCGAGCACCTGGTCCTGGAGCGCAACCCGCACTGGTCGGAGAAGACCGACGAGGAGCGCAAGGCGTACCCCGACACGATCGACGTCCGCTCGGGACTCGACGAAGCCGTCATCAACCAGCGGCTGTCCACCTCCTCCGGCGCCGACGCCGCCGCCGTCACCACCGACACCAACCTCGGCCCGGCCGAGCTCGCCCAGATCGGCTCCGACAAGGAGCTCTCGGGCCGCGTCGGCACCGGCCACTTCGGCTACACCACCTACCTCGCCTTCAACCCCAAGGTGAAGCCGTTCGACGACATCAAGGTGCGCCAGGCGATCTCCTACGCCATCAACCGCACCAGTGTGGTCAACGCGGCCGGCGGCTCCGCGCTCGCCGAGCCCGCGACCACCTTCCTGCCCGAGCAGAAGTCCTTCGGCTTCACGAAGTACGACCACTTCCCGGCAGGAGCCGGCGGCAATCCGGCCAAGGCCAAGGAGCTGCTGAAGCAGGCCGGTCACCCGAACGGCCTCACCATCTCGCTCACCCACTCCACCGCGCAGAACCGCCAGACCAGCCCCGAGGTCGCCACCGCCGTCCAGGAAGCGCTCAAGAAGGCCGGGATCACCGTGAAGCTGGAGGGCCTGGAGACCAACGCGTTCAACGAGAAGCGCTGGTCCGCCAAGGACGCGCCCGGCTTCTTCATCTCCCGCTGGGGTGCCGACTGGCCGGCCGGCGGACCGTTCCTGGCGCCCATCTTCGACGGCCGGCAGATCGTCACCGACGGCTCCAACTACAACCACGCGCAGCTGAACGACCCGGTGGTCAACAAGGAGATCGACGAGATCAACAAGCTGACCGACCTCGAAGCCGCGGCCGCCCGCTGGGGTGCGCTGGACAAGAAGATCGGTGAGCAGGCGCTCGACGTCCCGCTCTTCCACCCCGTCTACAAGCGGCTCGTCGGCAAGGACGTCAAGAACGTCGTCATCAGCGACTGGACCGGTGTGCTCGACGTCTCGCAGGTCGCCGTCAAGTGA
- a CDS encoding DUF3152 domain-containing protein, with amino-acid sequence MGRHSRKGPAPKAADHSNASTTTTVNAPTGGGRRKRPADAEQHTGAEGYGTQPHGTPAYGTPLYGTPAYGTPAHGVPQVRGGHPEQHEPGGGWGRPGPGYGGPRGQTTATTGQIPVVPSPASARQAPPVGAGARIPGPRREFVEAFDAAEDQREQGAQQARGTDAGPSDDPAAAAKPSRGRTFTGIAAAAVTTVLAVVVAGQVTGAGPDTIATQTADGTERSTEGDTSRSEQRPAPPQAPAAPAAPPTYAQLMSRQFPLDPELGGSGKFEAVPGFDKAPGKGRKIRYRVDVEKELGLDGKLFAEAVQKTLNDDRSWAHGGAMTFERISSGEPEFVITLASPGTTATWCAKSGLDTTVDNVSCDSASTDRVMINAFRWARGSETYGAKAMLTYRQMLINHEVGHRLGHSHVTCRTPGALAPVMQQQTKSLDIDGIRCRPNPWVFPGS; translated from the coding sequence GTGGGACGACACAGCCGCAAAGGCCCCGCACCCAAGGCCGCCGACCACAGCAACGCCAGTACGACGACGACCGTGAACGCGCCCACGGGCGGCGGCCGGCGCAAGCGGCCCGCCGACGCCGAGCAGCACACGGGCGCGGAGGGCTACGGGACACAGCCGCACGGCACACCGGCCTACGGCACGCCCCTGTACGGGACTCCGGCGTACGGCACCCCCGCCCACGGCGTTCCGCAGGTGCGCGGCGGCCACCCCGAGCAGCACGAGCCGGGCGGAGGCTGGGGCAGGCCGGGGCCGGGGTACGGCGGCCCGCGCGGGCAGACCACGGCCACGACCGGCCAGATCCCGGTCGTGCCCTCGCCCGCGTCGGCGCGGCAGGCTCCGCCGGTCGGCGCCGGAGCCCGGATCCCGGGCCCGCGGCGCGAGTTCGTCGAGGCGTTCGACGCCGCCGAGGACCAGCGGGAGCAGGGCGCACAGCAGGCAAGGGGCACGGACGCCGGGCCGTCCGACGACCCCGCCGCCGCGGCCAAGCCCTCCAGGGGCCGCACGTTCACCGGGATCGCGGCCGCCGCCGTCACCACCGTCCTCGCCGTCGTCGTCGCGGGACAGGTCACCGGCGCCGGCCCCGACACGATCGCCACCCAGACCGCCGACGGGACCGAGCGGAGCACCGAGGGCGACACCTCACGCTCGGAGCAGCGGCCCGCCCCGCCGCAGGCGCCGGCCGCCCCGGCGGCGCCGCCCACGTACGCGCAGCTGATGAGCCGGCAGTTCCCGCTCGACCCGGAGCTGGGCGGCTCGGGGAAGTTCGAGGCCGTGCCGGGCTTCGACAAGGCTCCGGGCAAGGGGCGGAAGATCCGCTACCGGGTCGATGTCGAGAAGGAGCTCGGGCTGGACGGGAAGCTGTTCGCGGAGGCCGTCCAGAAGACCCTCAACGACGACCGGAGCTGGGCGCACGGCGGCGCCATGACCTTCGAGCGCATCTCGTCCGGCGAACCGGAGTTCGTCATCACGCTGGCGAGCCCGGGGACCACGGCGACCTGGTGCGCCAAGTCCGGGCTGGACACCACCGTCGACAACGTCTCCTGCGACTCCGCCTCCACCGACCGCGTGATGATCAACGCGTTCCGCTGGGCGCGGGGCTCCGAGACGTACGGCGCCAAGGCGATGCTCACCTACCGTCAGATGCTCATCAACCACGAGGTCGGGCACCGTCTCGGGCACAGCCACGTGACGTGCAGGACGCCCGGCGCCCTCGCCCCGGTCATGCAGCAGCAGACCAAGTCGCTCGACATCGACGGAATCAGGTGCCGCCCCAACCCGTGGGTGTTTCCCGGCAGTTGA
- a CDS encoding ferritin-like fold-containing protein — protein sequence METSDNANAHAHATSPAPAADAAGELTGIAAQDWAAASADPQYRAAVVDLLGALAYGELAAFERLAEDAKLAPTLADKAELAKMASAEFHHFEQLRNRLTAIETEPTKAMEPFAAALDDFHRQTAPSDWLEGLVKAYVGDSIASDFYREVAVRLDSDTRKLVLAVLDDTGHGNFAVEKVRAAIEADPRVGGRLALWARRLMGEALSQAQRVVAERDALSTMLVGGVADGFDLAAVGEMFTRITKAHTKRMAALGLAA from the coding sequence ATGGAGACGTCTGACAACGCCAACGCCCACGCTCACGCCACCTCGCCGGCGCCCGCGGCCGACGCCGCCGGGGAGCTCACCGGCATCGCCGCCCAGGACTGGGCAGCGGCCTCCGCCGACCCGCAGTACCGCGCCGCGGTCGTGGATCTGCTGGGCGCGCTCGCCTACGGAGAGCTGGCGGCCTTCGAGCGGCTTGCCGAGGACGCGAAGCTGGCGCCGACGCTGGCGGACAAGGCGGAGCTGGCGAAGATGGCCTCCGCCGAGTTCCACCACTTCGAGCAGTTGCGGAACCGGCTGACCGCGATCGAGACCGAGCCGACGAAGGCGATGGAGCCGTTCGCGGCGGCGCTGGACGACTTCCACCGCCAGACCGCCCCGTCCGACTGGCTGGAGGGCCTGGTCAAGGCGTACGTCGGCGACTCGATCGCCAGCGACTTCTACCGCGAGGTCGCGGTACGGCTGGACTCCGACACCCGCAAGCTCGTGCTGGCCGTGCTCGACGACACGGGGCACGGCAATTTCGCGGTCGAGAAGGTGCGTGCGGCGATCGAGGCGGACCCGCGGGTCGGCGGCCGGCTCGCGCTGTGGGCGCGCCGGCTGATGGGCGAGGCGCTGTCGCAGGCGCAGCGGGTCGTCGCGGAGCGGGACGCCCTGTCGACGATGCTCGTGGGCGGGGTCGCCGACGGCTTCGACCTGGCGGCCGTGGGCGAGATGTTCACCCGCATCACGAAGGCGCACACCAAGCGGATGGCCGCGCTGGGTCTCGCGGCCTGA
- a CDS encoding alpha/beta fold hydrolase gives MSSTELPETRTAAPAPRVRGVRVAEGEELRSVTLPGLTLTVRARPPVRTGLPPALFVHGLGGSSQNWTAVMRLLEDRVDGEAVDLPGFGDSPPPDDGNYSITGHARAVIRMLDAGGRAPVHLVGNSLGGAVCTRVAAVRPDLVRTLTLISPALPELRVQRSVWPTALLGLPGVARLFSRMTKDWTAEMRVRGVVALCYGDPGMVSEEGLRDAVEEMERRLELPYFWDAMARTSRGIVDAYTLGGQHGLWRQAERVLAPTLLVYGCRDQLVSYRMARRAAQAFRDSRLLTLPDAGHVAMMEYPETVAQAVRELLDDDSGRS, from the coding sequence ATGTCTTCGACCGAGCTGCCGGAAACCCGCACCGCCGCCCCGGCTCCGCGGGTCCGTGGCGTACGGGTCGCGGAGGGCGAGGAGCTGCGCTCCGTCACGCTGCCGGGGTTGACGCTGACCGTGCGCGCCCGGCCCCCGGTCCGCACCGGACTGCCGCCCGCGCTGTTCGTCCACGGTCTCGGCGGCTCGTCGCAGAACTGGACCGCGGTGATGCGGCTCCTCGAGGACCGGGTCGACGGAGAAGCCGTCGACCTGCCCGGCTTCGGGGACTCCCCGCCGCCCGACGACGGCAACTACTCGATCACGGGACACGCCCGGGCCGTCATCAGGATGCTCGACGCCGGCGGCCGCGCCCCCGTCCACCTCGTCGGGAACTCGCTCGGCGGCGCCGTCTGCACGCGCGTGGCGGCCGTCCGCCCCGATCTGGTGCGCACCCTCACCCTGATCTCGCCCGCCCTGCCCGAGCTGCGCGTCCAGCGCTCCGTCTGGCCGACGGCGCTGCTGGGGCTGCCGGGGGTGGCCCGGCTGTTCAGCCGCATGACGAAGGACTGGACGGCGGAGATGCGGGTCCGGGGCGTGGTGGCGCTCTGCTATGGAGATCCCGGCATGGTCTCCGAGGAGGGCCTCCGCGACGCCGTCGAGGAGATGGAGCGCCGGCTGGAGCTCCCCTACTTCTGGGACGCGATGGCCCGTACCTCCCGCGGCATCGTCGACGCCTACACGCTGGGCGGGCAGCACGGGCTGTGGCGGCAGGCGGAGCGCGTCCTCGCGCCGACCCTGCTGGTGTACGGCTGCCGGGACCAGCTCGTCTCGTACCGGATGGCGCGCAGAGCCGCACAGGCGTTCCGGGACTCAAGACTTCTGACCCTGCCGGACGCCGGGCACGTCGCCATGATGGAGTATCCCGAGACGGTCGCCCAGGCCGTACGGGAACTACTCGACGACGACAGCGGTAGGAGCTGA
- a CDS encoding DUF3107 domain-containing protein: MEVKIGVQHAPREIVLESGQTAEEVEQAVADALAGKAQLLSLSDDKGRRVLVPADRVAYVEIGEPATRRVGFGAV; this comes from the coding sequence GTGGAGGTCAAGATCGGCGTGCAGCACGCGCCCCGGGAGATTGTTCTGGAGAGCGGCCAGACCGCCGAGGAGGTCGAGCAGGCCGTGGCCGACGCGCTCGCCGGCAAGGCGCAGCTGCTCAGCCTGTCGGACGACAAGGGCCGCAGGGTGCTGGTACCGGCCGACCGGGTCGCGTACGTCGAAATCGGCGAGCCGGCCACGCGCCGCGTCGGCTTCGGCGCGGTGTAG
- a CDS encoding ABC transporter permease — MTALHETFAAPAAGTPVPAAGAARQVWRRLRSRPSALAAAGVLALLLVLALAAPLLAALEGQDANTYHDALVDSARGGVPVGAFGGVSADHWLGVEPGTGRDLFVRLLYGARISLLVAVGATLLQVAIGVAVGLAAGLGNRYVDGFLSRTTDVMVALPMLVLGIALTAVVPAGFPRPLLLIVIIGVLGWGGTSRIVRAQTLTLKRLDFVAAARLSGNGPWRVARRELLPSLAAPVITYAAILLPSNIVVEASLSFLGVGVRPPTPSWGQMLSSAQIWFRADPMYVLLPAGLLFVTVLAFTVLGDAVRTALDPREASRLRVGTRRERAVS, encoded by the coding sequence GTGACCGCACTGCACGAGACGTTCGCGGCACCCGCGGCGGGGACCCCGGTCCCCGCCGCGGGCGCCGCCCGCCAGGTGTGGCGGCGGCTGAGGAGCCGTCCGTCGGCGCTCGCCGCCGCGGGCGTCCTCGCCCTGCTGCTGGTCCTGGCCCTCGCCGCGCCGCTCCTCGCGGCGCTGGAGGGCCAGGACGCGAACACGTACCACGACGCCTTGGTCGACTCGGCGCGCGGCGGGGTGCCGGTCGGAGCCTTCGGCGGCGTCAGCGCCGACCACTGGCTCGGCGTGGAACCCGGCACCGGGCGCGACCTGTTCGTACGGCTGCTGTACGGGGCGCGGATCTCGCTGCTCGTCGCGGTCGGAGCCACGCTCCTCCAGGTGGCGATCGGTGTCGCGGTCGGCCTCGCCGCCGGGCTCGGCAACCGCTACGTCGACGGATTCCTCAGCCGTACCACCGATGTGATGGTCGCGCTGCCGATGCTCGTGCTCGGCATCGCCCTCACCGCCGTCGTACCCGCAGGCTTCCCGCGCCCCCTGCTGCTGATCGTGATCATCGGCGTGCTCGGCTGGGGCGGCACGTCCCGGATCGTCCGGGCGCAGACCCTGACGCTGAAGCGGCTGGACTTCGTCGCCGCCGCGAGGCTGAGCGGGAACGGCCCCTGGCGGGTCGCACGCCGCGAGCTGCTGCCGTCGCTCGCCGCGCCCGTCATCACCTACGCCGCGATCCTGCTGCCCTCGAACATCGTGGTCGAGGCATCGCTGTCCTTCCTCGGCGTCGGCGTGCGGCCGCCGACGCCGTCATGGGGGCAGATGCTGTCGAGCGCGCAGATCTGGTTCCGGGCCGACCCGATGTACGTCCTGCTGCCGGCCGGGCTGCTGTTCGTGACGGTGCTGGCCTTCACGGTGCTGGGGGACGCGGTGCGCACGGCGCTGGATCCACGGGAGGCGAGCCGGCTGCGGGTCGGCACGCGCAGGGAAAGGGCCGTGTCATGA
- a CDS encoding TetR/AcrR family transcriptional regulator — MTAIEQTEAARPRGTRLPRRARRNQLLGAAQEVFVAQGYHSAAMDDIAERAGVSKPVLYQHFPGKLELYLALLDQHCESLLQAVRGALASTTDNKLRVAATMDAYFAYVEDEGGAFRLVFESDLTNEPAVRERVERVALQCAEAISDVIAEDTALSKDESMLLAVGLGGVAQVVARYWLSSGSGIPRDKAVQLLTSLAWRGIAGFPLQSAEGHGEGH, encoded by the coding sequence GTGACAGCCATCGAGCAGACAGAGGCGGCGCGCCCGCGAGGCACGCGCCTGCCGCGCCGTGCCCGACGCAACCAGCTGCTGGGCGCGGCCCAGGAAGTATTCGTCGCCCAGGGCTACCACTCCGCGGCCATGGACGACATCGCGGAGCGGGCCGGCGTCAGCAAGCCGGTGCTGTACCAGCACTTCCCCGGGAAGCTGGAGCTCTATCTCGCCCTCCTCGACCAGCACTGCGAGTCGCTGCTCCAGGCGGTGCGGGGCGCGCTGGCGTCGACGACGGACAACAAGCTGCGGGTCGCGGCGACCATGGACGCGTACTTCGCGTACGTGGAGGACGAGGGCGGCGCGTTCCGGCTCGTCTTCGAGTCGGACCTGACGAACGAGCCCGCGGTGCGCGAGCGCGTCGAGCGGGTCGCCCTGCAGTGCGCGGAGGCGATCTCGGACGTCATCGCCGAGGACACCGCACTGTCCAAGGACGAGTCCATGCTGCTCGCGGTCGGCCTGGGCGGGGTGGCCCAGGTCGTGGCCCGCTACTGGCTGTCCAGCGGGTCCGGGATTCCGCGCGACAAGGCGGTGCAGCTCCTCACCTCGCTGGCGTGGCGGGGCATCGCCGGCTTCCCGCTGCAGTCGGCCGAGGGCCACGGCGAAGGCCACTGA
- a CDS encoding ABC transporter ATP-binding protein — protein MTALVEVTDLTVEFPVEGGALRAVDGLSFTLAPGRALALVGESGSGKSTVAGALLGLHRGTGARVTGGVRVGGTDVAAASAGELRALRGGVAAMVFQDPLSSLDPYYAVGDQIAEVYRVHTGTGRKAARARAVEVLDRVGIPDAARRSRSRPHEFSGGMRQRALIAMALACAPRLLVADEPTTALDVTVQAQILDLLHELRAETGMGLLLVTHDVGVAAESADEVLVMRAGREVERGPVAEVLSRPADPYTQALLAAVPRLDGPLREPVRAERGEPLVEAVGLRREFGRGAGRTVAVDDVSLSVHAGETLGIVGESGSGKTTLGRMLVRLLDPTAGQLRHGGDDIGSLPDKALRPYRRQLQMVFQDPVSSLNPRRSVGESVADPLRAAGRHDEAGIRARVRDLLERVGLDPDRYDRYPHEFSGGQRQRVGIARALAAEPRLIVCDEPVSALDVTTQAQVVSLLAELQRELGLALVFIAHDLAVVRRVSDRVAVMRHGRIVEQGTVAEVYGSPRDPYTAELLAAVPVPDPGHAAARRSSRRHTGRELAAA, from the coding sequence ATGACCGCGTTGGTGGAGGTCACGGACCTCACCGTCGAATTCCCCGTGGAGGGCGGCGCCCTGCGCGCCGTCGACGGGCTGTCCTTCACCCTGGCACCCGGCCGGGCGCTCGCCCTGGTCGGCGAGTCGGGCAGCGGCAAGAGCACGGTGGCGGGCGCCCTGCTGGGGCTGCACCGGGGGACCGGGGCGCGGGTCACCGGCGGGGTGCGGGTCGGCGGCACGGACGTCGCTGCCGCGTCCGCGGGGGAGCTGCGCGCACTGCGCGGCGGGGTCGCCGCGATGGTGTTCCAGGACCCGCTGTCGTCACTGGACCCGTACTACGCCGTCGGCGACCAGATCGCCGAGGTGTACCGGGTCCACACGGGCACCGGGCGCAAGGCGGCCCGCGCGCGTGCGGTCGAGGTGCTGGACCGGGTCGGCATCCCGGACGCGGCCCGCCGCTCCCGGTCCCGGCCGCACGAGTTCAGCGGCGGCATGCGCCAGCGCGCCCTCATCGCGATGGCCCTCGCCTGCGCACCGCGCCTGCTGGTCGCCGACGAGCCCACGACCGCGCTGGACGTGACCGTCCAGGCGCAGATCCTCGATCTGCTGCACGAGTTGCGCGCCGAGACGGGCATGGGCCTGCTGCTGGTCACCCACGACGTCGGTGTCGCGGCCGAGAGCGCCGACGAGGTCCTGGTGATGCGCGCCGGGAGGGAGGTCGAGCGCGGTCCGGTGGCGGAGGTGCTGTCCCGGCCCGCCGACCCGTACACCCAGGCCCTGCTGGCGGCGGTGCCGAGACTGGACGGGCCGCTGCGCGAGCCCGTCCGCGCCGAGCGGGGCGAGCCACTGGTCGAAGCCGTGGGACTGCGGCGGGAGTTCGGTCGCGGCGCGGGCCGCACCGTCGCCGTCGACGACGTGTCCCTCAGTGTGCACGCGGGTGAGACGCTCGGGATCGTCGGCGAGAGCGGCAGCGGCAAGACCACGCTCGGGCGGATGCTCGTACGGCTCCTCGACCCGACGGCGGGGCAGCTGCGCCACGGCGGCGACGACATCGGCTCGCTGCCGGACAAGGCGCTGCGCCCGTACCGGCGACAGCTCCAGATGGTCTTCCAGGACCCCGTCTCCTCCCTCAACCCCCGTCGCTCCGTGGGCGAGTCGGTCGCCGACCCGCTGCGCGCGGCGGGGCGGCACGACGAGGCCGGGATCCGGGCGCGCGTACGGGACCTGCTGGAACGGGTCGGCCTCGACCCGGACCGGTACGACCGCTATCCGCACGAGTTCAGCGGCGGACAGCGCCAGCGCGTCGGCATCGCCCGTGCGCTCGCCGCCGAGCCGCGCCTCATCGTCTGCGACGAGCCCGTCTCCGCGCTCGATGTGACGACGCAGGCCCAGGTCGTGAGCCTGCTCGCGGAGCTCCAGCGGGAGCTCGGCCTCGCGCTCGTCTTCATCGCGCACGACCTCGCGGTCGTACGCCGGGTCAGCGACCGCGTCGCGGTCATGCGGCACGGCCGGATCGTCGAACAGGGCACGGTCGCCGAGGTGTACGGATCGCCCCGCGACCCGTACACGGCGGAACTGCTCGCGGCCGTGCCCGTCCCGGACCCCGGCCACGCGGCGGCGCGCAGGAGCAGCCGCAGGCACACGGGCAGGGAACTGGCCGCTGCTTGA